CCTGCTCCATCGAAGAAGCCATAGACCTGACCGAGAAGTGCACGCACGCCCACCAGCTCGGCTGGTATCAGGCAAGGTCGTGGGGCGAAGGTGACGGCAGATCCTATTTTGGCAATGTCTGTTATATACCTCACCAAGAAATGAGTACCAACCATACCTATGCCCCGGGTGAGAGGGTTTGGGTTACTGGACCGCGTTTGGGCGGGTCATCGAAATCCCTTCCGATTTTGGAGCCGTACACCGGCCAGATTCTGTATGTGGATGCCGAGTGGTTCCGTCCTGTGCGGAAGTTCGTCTATACATCGAAGCGCACAATCACAGGACCTATCATCTTCCAGGATTATTTTGATGGTGTTTCCACCAAGACTTTCTAAAACGAAGAAAGCGGCTAAAAAGGCAATAGACAGATGAATATCCGACGCCAAGGCGTACACGCGCAAATTCCTGACAGGATCTGCAAACTGCCGGGCAGATAAACGTAAAGCGGATAAAAATGCGCTGCTACTCTCGTAAAAGTAAACACAAAGAGGTGAGAGAAGATAGAATATTGTACTTTTGATAGGTGGTTCTCCTCGACTGTTCGAGGAGAACCATTTTTTTGAGTTTCCTCTCCCGCTGGTCGTACAGCGTTTCGGGATACGGTCGTACAGGACGGTAAGCCTCGTTTTTGCTGGTTCCGTCTAGCCGGGCTCGGTGATGACGCTGCCGGAGAGTTCCGATTCTGCGACCGTTGCGATGAGTACTTCCGTTTTTTCACTGCCTCTGCGGGTAGCTTCTTTCACCGCTCCGGGTAGATCTTTTGCCAGCCGCTTGCCCATGGCAGCCCTCTTCCACTGTTCCCTATGAGTTTCCATTATCGCCACGAGTATTGTATCTTTTTCGGCAAGAAAGCGACGCAGAGTGTCTATTTCGCCGCCAGGTATGATTGTAGAGTACCGTTGTCCGAGTACGCCGAGCATACTGTCCGTTCTCATGCGATGCGTATGGTATTTGTCCCTTTCCGCATCACTCCATCCTGCCGCAGCCTCGCCTTGCAGGGCAAGCCCGGTGACGTGGCGATGGGCGATGTGTATGTCCTCGTACATCCTCCACAGCCGTGCCACGCTGCCTTCCACTTCCCGCATCTGCCGCCGCTCATATATCAAAATGGCGATCATACTGCCTATGACCGCCACTAAGATGATATATCCGAAAATGATTTTATGCTGCAATGGCATTCGTTTCTTTTCCATACGTATCACTTCTTATCCTTTAAAAAAGCAAATTCTCACCACGGCAGACCTTGCAAGCTCGACCTGCAACAAAACTCAACAATATCTTTCTATTCTTCTTATCCCAACAGAAAGAAGAGCATACAACACTTCCTCCTTTCTTTATCCGAATACTGTCCTAACAGCTTTTGGAAACAGTCGTCAGTACACCGGTTCCTCAGAAAGCAAGGACGGGACGCACACCGACGCTGCTGCCGTCCTTACGGTCCCAGTAACAGCCCACGCGACCATTGGATTGCACGTACCAGTACCGTGCGAAGAATTCCGAGTACTCCGAAGACGACCAAAACCACCTACCGCTTCTAAAATTATCCTTGCTGTCTGTGGCAATTTTCTCCATCCATGCGTTTAAAGCAGCGGGAACATCGCCTTGACCTGACCAACCGAAATCATCGTCTTGCGATGAGGCTTGTTCATCCGGCTTTGCCAAAGCCGTACAACCGCCCAAATTTTGCAGGATGTCCCACCACTGACCTGATGCAGGAAGATACCAGCCGGTAGTAGTCGTGGGAACCGGGCAGGTCGTGTTGTAGCCGTCGGCGGCCTTGAAGGCGGGATAACGGTCGAAGTTTCCGCGATTGGCGCGGATATGCTCGCAATTGCCGTAACCACTGATGTCGCTGTAGTTCCGGGCTTTCGTCTCGCATTTCGCCAGATCCTCGTCTGTACCAAATAGTCCCCACGATTGGAATGTCGTAGCATTCTTCACAGCCATGACAAGACCGTGGACATTGCCGCCCAACTTATTTTTTTCTGCCTGACCGATACGCTTCGGGTCGGTTTGGAAAACTATGCCTACCACATTGACTGTCCGTACTTCGTCTGCTTCGGCATAATTCGGCATCAGGTTGCCATCGGCGAGGAAGAAATCACCGACCTGCAAAATGTAGTTCCTTATGGTTTCCACTGCGCCGTCCACCTTGTATCTCTTGTATTCCCCTTTGATAGGGTGTGGTGCGGACGTGTTGATGGTAAACTCCCTGTCCCCATCGTCATAACTTCCCCAGATAGCAGGCATGGACGGGGGCACCAAGTAGCGGTATGTACCATCGGCCATGCGCAGCGGCTCGGCAGCACTTGTGAACGTGGCGGCAGAAGGCACGGTGTAGTCGGGAATCCGGGCATCGGTAAACTTATATACGGTCTTCGGCATCTCGATAACGACCAAGGGTAATTCGTGAGCCATGACGAAATCGAGCCGAAGTTTACCATTTTCCAATGTGGGTGTGCAAGAAGCTGTCATCAGGTCGGAAGCGGTGTAATCCGCATACGAACTTTGGTCGACCTCCACCGGCCAGCGATTAACAAGCGGATAGAAGAAGGGTAATTGGGGTTTCGTAATTGCGAGTTCTAACAGATTGCTTATGACCGTGTCGTCCAAGTCCGCTTTATAGGGGTAGTAGAGGTAGTATTCCTCGTCCGACAGCCCTCCCTCAAGTGTCGTACCGGCCTCGGGCTTCCAAACGAGGCTTCCCGTGGCGGCATCCCTCTCTGCGGTGAGTTTCACGTTGGAATAAATCATCTTCTTATCCGAGTATAAGCCGCGGATCATGAAAAGTCCGCAGGCATCGCCCTCGGTGAACTCGGTGGTGTAGCCGTTCTCCACGGCACGGGTGATTTTACCGTCCACAGCCGATGTATTGTATCCCCCGTCGGTAACGGAGATGGTGAGTTGCCGCGCCTTGTCTTGTGCGGCAGGGAACTCTTCTTGCGTGCAGGAGGCGGCAAGCAGCAGGAGCAATGCGGCTTGCAAGAGGTGGTATATGTTTTGTATCTTCATATTTTTAATGGATTAAACAGATTAGAAAGCAAGGACGGGACGAACATAGAGCTGGAAATTAACATTACCCCATCGGCAGCTTATCCATCCATCATCAGAATTTGCTACCCAATACCGCATTGTGTTGCCCTTGAACTTCGAAGACGACCAAAACTGATGGTAATAGGAGAATTTGTCCCAACCGTCGATACCCCACATCCATTTATTCAAAGCGTCGGGAACATTTCCTTGGTTCGACCAGAAGAATTCATTGATGTCTGACGAGGTTTGCTGATATCCATCCGCCAAAGCCGGACAACCGCCCAGATTCTGCAGTATGTCCCACCACTGGCCAGAGGAAGGAAGATACCAGCCGGTCGTGGTCGTGGGGACAGGGCAAGTCGTGTTGTAACCATCAACAGCCTGTAATGCGGGATACTTGTCGAAGTTGCCCTCTAAACTACGGATAGATTCACAATTGCCGTATCCGCTGATGTCAGAATAATTATTGGATTTGGATACGCAGTCATTCAGAAAATCCAAGTACCTCGATTCGTTGCTCCATATGACTTTCTCTGCTGCGTTTGCGTTTTTAACGGCCATAACCAGTCCATGCGCCTTGTTTTCACCGCCCAACTTCTCCTTTTCCTTTTTACCGATACGGCTCTTGTCCGTCTGAAAAACAATGCCGACGACTGTCTTGCCACGTAAAGGGACGGGTTTATAATAGTCTATATGCATGCTGCCGTCAGCATAGATTTTGCGCAATCCGCCGTCGCTCCACGTACCGTCGGAGTAGAAGTAGTCACCGATTTTAAGTTCATCCGCCGTGAATCTTTGCTTTACCCTTTTGGAGGTGACGTTCTCCTCGCCATTTGCAACCCACGTGCCACTGGTCACCGACTGCACATCAATGCCGTTGGCTTTCACGGTGATGGTGTAGGCATACCGCTTGCCACCGAAAAACCCAAATTTGCCGGCAGCTTCTGTTTCGGGAGTGTAGGTAAAGTCATTGCTGCCTATGCTGATTCGGATGAGCGGCTTGCCCGTCATATCCTGCGGCGGCACTAACGCCTCGTATTTCTTCGTTGCGGCATCGTAATAGGGCTTTATCTCGCCGTCCGATTGGTCACCCGGTGATACCAAGCCGGCGGTTGAGTGCGTTAGCGGGTCTCCGAAAATGGTGACGGTCGCACCCTCCAACTCCTCTTCCGTAATGCCTTCGCCAGCTTTGAGAATTACTTCGATTTTCGCCATGCGGTGGATGAAACGGAGATTTATGGCTTGGTCATAACGCCCTATGGCACTGGCGTACAGGACATCGAAAGCGGCGTACCCGCCACTTTGGTCGGAAATATCCGTTTCCGGTTCTATGTCCGGGGTCCATGCACTGACGCGGGCTTCATCGGTGTTCTTCCAATAGAAGGCATTATCGGCATCCTTCGGGCTTGCATTGCCCGATGCGTCCATCACGTATGTTTTGTTACCAAACACGCCTTCCAGTGACACTCTAATCTCCTCGCCGCCCGTCCACGCATCCTTACCTCCGGCGCGGGTCTGCGGCTGCGCCACCTCCGCCGTCAGTTGCAGCGGGTACTTGCCGTCGGGCAGGGGCGCGGTGCTTTCATCCTCACTGCTACAGGAAGCGAGCACCCCACAGATGAGCATCATAACCGGCAACCAGCCGCCGATGCGCGGCCACGGCCTTCTCGCTATGTTCCTTATTATTTTCATATTGTCTTTATTTATTTCGTTTTGTGCCACTGCCCGTTGCGACGCGGGCTGCCGCACCATTTATTATATATGGCGTGCCTCCGTCTTACGCCTGATGCACGGCAGTGGCTTTCAGACACACTACATTTTTGCATCACCCGCGTGGCTACCACCGTCGTTCCAGTTTTCGATGGTGCTTCCGCTAAGGGTCAGCCCCGTCTTCTTCACCGTGATGGTGTAGGTATAAGAATAACCGGCCTCCAACGCGGGTTTGATCATGTCCTTGTTGGAGTAGCTCTGGTATTCCCCGTCATCGGGAGATATCTCAAGCACCAAAGCGTTGGCGAGTGTCTGCGGGAGCAGGATCATGGTGAAAGTCATCACGCCCGTGGCGGCGTCAAAGGTTGCCACGCACTTGTCCGTGGCCGTCTTCGGGGCACCGGTGCACTGGCGTAACATCCAGTCGCTCACAACGCTGCCCGCGGTCGCGGCGGTACCGGTCTTCACATCGAACGTTCCCTCGTGAACCAGGCCGCCCAGCTTGTAGTCGGCGAATTCCAGCACGGCAGTGTCGTCGAAACCGTCGGTGTTCGACACCTGCACCTTGAGGATAAGACGGGCCATCTTGTGCTTGAAGGAGCAGTCGCTGCCGCCCGCGGCGGTGTTGTCCGTGAAGCTGACGGTCGGGCTGTCTTTATCGGCCTTGGCTCCCGTGGCATGGATGTAGTCCACCTTCTCCTGTTCCGTGGTCGTGGGCTGGTTGCTTGTATTTACCGTAATCTTCCCGTCTGTACCAGGCAGGGTGGAGGCGTTTGCGCCCGATGCGTAAGGCGCGTAGGCGGCAAAAGTAAACTCGAGGAAAGCGTCCTCGAAGAAGATGCCGCCACCCGCCGTCATCGGGGTGAAGTCCGCGTTGGTGCCGGTGCTCGTGGTCGCGTATCCCACGTTCTTGTACTTGCCGCCCATGGTCGTGGTCGTGCCAGGGGCATCCACCACCATCACGCCGATTCGGTCGGCGTTCCACCCGTTGTCCACAGCACGGGTCTTCGGCCCGCTCACGCCTGCCGTGATTCGTGCTTCCTCCGGATTGTTCTGTACCTCGTTCTCTTGTGTACACGCAGCCAATAGCGTTGCCGCTGCTGCAATAATGAAAAACCTCATGTTCATTGTCATAATCTTGTTTTTTTGATTAAAATATTTATCGTCAGTTAGCATCCCCATTGCCGCTTTCTACCTCGTTCCAGCCCGTGATGGTTGCGCCCGTTACCCCGGCCTCTACGGGCAAAAGCAGATTACCCGTGAGTTTAACCGGTTTGGTGCCGTTATTGAAGTCCCTTATGGCCTCGGTAAGGTCGCTCACTACCCGCTGCGTGTCACCGTTGTTGAAAGTGATGTCCACCGTCAGCGTATGCGTTTCCGTCGGGACGATGCCGAGCAGTCGGAAAAAGATTGTGAACTTGTTGTCGTCCTGCCTGAAAGCGTTTGTTACTTGTGCCGCTACACTCCGGTCGCCTGTTGCCATATCCGCTGCCGAAGCCACGCCGGAGAGCGTTGCCGTAGCCGACTGTACACGGCTGTAGTCGCCTTCCGTGGCGGTCAGTTCGATGTCGAGCCTGCGCACGTATTGTCTCATCGGGGCGGTGACGTGCAGGGTGTCGTCCGCCACGACGCTGATGTCCTGGTGCGAGGCGAAGAGGTAGCCGGGGTGCGGCTCTATTGCACCCGTCAGATCCACCGGATTCACCGTTGCCTTGTTTCCGTCGATACTAACCCCCTTCGGGGAGTTGTACACCGTCAGACCGTAGCCACCGGGCGCGAGCAGCGCGTCGAACACGTTGGTCGCCGCGCTCACGTTCTGTTCCCTCCCGCCGATGCGCAGTGTGTATGCCTGCGGTATGTCCGCCTCGGTGCTCTTTCCGCTCCAGTCCGTGGTTACGACCACCGCCCCACGGTCGGGGTGCGGCGTGTCATAGAGGTCGTCCTTCACGCACGAGGTCAGTATGGTCACCGCACCTATTAGATATAATAAGGCATAAGCCTTTCCGTATGCTCCCATATATTCCTTTATCTGTCGTATGATTGTCGTTGTATTCATTGTTCCTCCTTTCCGCTAAAAGATGTTCCACACCAGGGTGACACCCGCCGAGACGGGGCCCCACCAGTTCTTTGTTTCGCTGCCGCGCCTTACCCTCACGCCGTTGATGACCACATACTTGTCATAGTCGGCATGGATATAGCCCAACCCTAAGGAGAAGTCCATCGAGAGGGCATTGTTCAATTTCAGTTGGTAGCCTCCGGTGATGCCTCCACCCGTAAGGTCTCCCTGTTTACCTGTCGCGGAGAGCTTATAATTGAACTGCCCGGTCTTGAACATTACCCCAAGGTAGCCACGCTTCTCCTTACCTATATAATGGCGGAATTCGGGAGCCACTTCCCAAAGGGCGTATCTTCTGTCCTTTTCATTCCACGACCACGAAGTCCACGATCCGTTCACGGATATTCCCCATGACGGGTTGATGCGCCACTCGATGCCGAGGTCGGGCGTGAACGTCGCCCAACGCAGCAGGTTGGCACGCAGTGATAATCCCAAAGTTGTGGATGATGCCGGCAGTACGGATTCAGGCTGATTTTCCTGTCCGAAGGATGCCTTTGTCTCCTCTGCGTCTTGGATTGTTTCTGTAGCCTTGTCGTTTTCACGGAGTGACTGTTCCTTTTCTTCCTCGTAACCGGGATGTGTATCCTCCACAATAGCCGGCACTTTCTCTTTCGGCAGTATGATACGCACCGTCACGAAGTCGCCATCCGAGGCATGGTTACGGGTGATGAAGTTGTTTTCACGCAGTCCTTTCCGGGTAATCAACTCTGATTTCACACGGTTGGAACGTATCTTCGCAATGGCAAGGCTTGCCCGTTCCGACTTGCCGGAATTACAGTATCCGTCCACGTAAAGAGGCAGCCGTCCCTCCACTATGTCCGGTTTGTTACTTTCGATGCACTCTAGAAGGCGCGTAAGTTCTTGACCATTACCGTTCCATGGCACATAGAACATGTCCTTCTGCGGCACGAAGCGGAAGGTGTAAACTGTGTCTGTTTTCTGCTGCGCAAAAGCCGGAAAAGCTGCCGATGCCAGCCACGAAAACAAAATGAAGAATAGGATTCTTTTGCTCATTTTTTATATGCTTTTTAAATTTCCAATCCAGACTTGACATACAAAATAAGCGAAAAGATTTAAATTCAGCCCGATTCTTGCCTATAAAAAATGTCTCAATTGTCAGAATCGCACATCTTTGTGATTTAGAACGTTTTGGGTTTTGTCGTTCAGGCTATTTTTTGTCGCTTGGGCTATTTTCCCCATCCACACACACCGTATTATTCTGCCTCTGTTTTCTTCCATTTAACAGGGGTACAGCCTGCATTTTCCTTGAACAGCCTTATAAAATGGCTTGGTGACAAAAAACCGGATTTCTCGGAGATGTCGGCTATCGTCAACCTCGGATATCGCGCAAGCAGACGTTTCGCATATTCTATACGAAGTCCGGTAATCCAATCGCGGAACGACATGTCATACGTAGTTTTGATGTACCCGGACAGGTAGGTGCGGTTGGTATGAAGCACATCTGAAAGCTCCTTTATGGTAAGGCCGGGCCGGATATAACCGTCCGCATCGATCCAACCTTTGATTTTTTTCGCTATTTCGGCATGGAAAAAGGGGTATCCTGCCTCTGTGCCTGTTCCCGGTTTGTGTGTGTCACACAGGTCTTCCTCTTCAGAAGTCATGCCATCCTCCATCGCGTTTTCCACCTGTTCGTAAAACAGCAGATAGTTCAGATAGCAAAGGAAGAGATAAATGTAGAACGGTACCGATGACAGAATCCAGATATAGATGTATTCATCAGGCAGGAAAGTAAGCAGTCCGCATCCCACACCGAATATGATAGCCCAGTAGGTGAAAATGGAGAGCCATTTGATATAGGCACCGATATCGTCCGCACGGGTGTCATCGAAAATGCGGATGACCCTGTGATAGGCCCGGAGAAGCCTACGGGTCAGGAACAGCCCATAGATAACCAACCATGCGGCCAAGGCAAACATCGCCGTTGTCTGTAAACCACCTTTGGGTAACAACAGCAGAACGATGCCGGAAAGGATGGAAAACAGTATCCATAGACAGATATGTGTCCGTAACCTACGTTTGGTGATATAAAAGCGGTCAAGCAGAGTGGTGAGGGCCGAACTGAACAGCCAGTAGCACAAAAAATAGGTGGACAGGTTCATCAGGATGGCGGCATCGGTATTCTTGAACCTGATTCCAAAAAAGAAATGTACCGAATAGTTGGCTGCAAGTAACAGTATGGCTACCCCCATAATTCGCCGGGAACGCAGATAATTATTGAAAATGGCTTTTCCCGGGGTTGAAGCCAGCAAAAAATAAAAGCCGAAGAACGACATCAACGGTAGCGCAATGCAAAGTGAATAACTGTATATAGATGGTTCCATTTTTTATGCCTAACTATTTTATTGCAAAATTAGCAAAAATACTGAAAATATGGCGGATTTGCCGTGACGATTTACTTTCAACACCCTATTTCCCTTGCCACTATGGCATATTGATGAAAAAAGGCAGGAAAAGGGATGATATATCCCTAATCCTGCCACACATATCCGCACACTTGTTCACATTTTTATTCCTTTCGGTTTGCATACGAATCCCGCCCGTCCGATAACGATATGATCGGCAATGAAATTCCCAGACGGACTTCGGTCATTCGCCGGGCTGCGTATCTGCGGAGCATCTTCGGTTGGTTGTGACGGTACGTTCCGTACACCTTCCGTATCCGGCTTGACCTCCTGCCCGTCATTCTCCTTTTCGGCGACTTCGGGCACGGGCGGCGCAAGCTCCAACTGTATCTTGCGGTCGAGCGCGGCAAGTTCGGACTTCAACTGTTTCAGTTCATCTTCTTTTTTCCATACCTTGCCCGCTATTTTCTGCAACTGCGGAATATCCCTCTCCAATGCCTCGTTTTTCGCCTTGTACTGGTCAATGGTGGAGGGTATCTTCTCCAGTGCGTTCAGGAAGTTGCGTGCGGCGGCCACCGGGTCAGCCATCGCCAGATGCCCGTTGTTGTAGGTGTACTTGTAGTTCCCCTCCACCACGAAGCGGTTGTCGGTAAACTCCAGCCCCTCTTTGAGCATCCTCTCGCTGACCACCTTTATCGGGAAACCGTAAAGTTCTCCGACAGGATTGTACAGTCCGCCCGTCGTGGCGTT
This Alistipes onderdonkii DNA region includes the following protein-coding sequences:
- a CDS encoding fimbrillin family protein — protein: MKIIRNIARRPWPRIGGWLPVMMLICGVLASCSSEDESTAPLPDGKYPLQLTAEVAQPQTRAGGKDAWTGGEEIRVSLEGVFGNKTYVMDASGNASPKDADNAFYWKNTDEARVSAWTPDIEPETDISDQSGGYAAFDVLYASAIGRYDQAINLRFIHRMAKIEVILKAGEGITEEELEGATVTIFGDPLTHSTAGLVSPGDQSDGEIKPYYDAATKKYEALVPPQDMTGKPLIRISIGSNDFTYTPETEAAGKFGFFGGKRYAYTITVKANGIDVQSVTSGTWVANGEENVTSKRVKQRFTADELKIGDYFYSDGTWSDGGLRKIYADGSMHIDYYKPVPLRGKTVVGIVFQTDKSRIGKKEKEKLGGENKAHGLVMAVKNANAAEKVIWSNESRYLDFLNDCVSKSNNYSDISGYGNCESIRSLEGNFDKYPALQAVDGYNTTCPVPTTTTGWYLPSSGQWWDILQNLGGCPALADGYQQTSSDINEFFWSNQGNVPDALNKWMWGIDGWDKFSYYHQFWSSSKFKGNTMRYWVANSDDGWISCRWGNVNFQLYVRPVLAF
- a CDS encoding DUF3575 domain-containing protein yields the protein MSKRILFFILFSWLASAAFPAFAQQKTDTVYTFRFVPQKDMFYVPWNGNGQELTRLLECIESNKPDIVEGRLPLYVDGYCNSGKSERASLAIAKIRSNRVKSELITRKGLRENNFITRNHASDGDFVTVRIILPKEKVPAIVEDTHPGYEEEKEQSLRENDKATETIQDAEETKASFGQENQPESVLPASSTTLGLSLRANLLRWATFTPDLGIEWRINPSWGISVNGSWTSWSWNEKDRRYALWEVAPEFRHYIGKEKRGYLGVMFKTGQFNYKLSATGKQGDLTGGGITGGYQLKLNNALSMDFSLGLGYIHADYDKYVVINGVRVRRGSETKNWWGPVSAGVTLVWNIF
- a CDS encoding fimbrillin family protein — protein: MTMNMRFFIIAAAATLLAACTQENEVQNNPEEARITAGVSGPKTRAVDNGWNADRIGVMVVDAPGTTTTMGGKYKNVGYATTSTGTNADFTPMTAGGGIFFEDAFLEFTFAAYAPYASGANASTLPGTDGKITVNTSNQPTTTEQEKVDYIHATGAKADKDSPTVSFTDNTAAGGSDCSFKHKMARLILKVQVSNTDGFDDTAVLEFADYKLGGLVHEGTFDVKTGTAATAGSVVSDWMLRQCTGAPKTATDKCVATFDAATGVMTFTMILLPQTLANALVLEISPDDGEYQSYSNKDMIKPALEAGYSYTYTITVKKTGLTLSGSTIENWNDGGSHAGDAKM
- a CDS encoding FimB/Mfa2 family fimbrial subunit yields the protein MNTTTIIRQIKEYMGAYGKAYALLYLIGAVTILTSCVKDDLYDTPHPDRGAVVVTTDWSGKSTEADIPQAYTLRIGGREQNVSAATNVFDALLAPGGYGLTVYNSPKGVSIDGNKATVNPVDLTGAIEPHPGYLFASHQDISVVADDTLHVTAPMRQYVRRLDIELTATEGDYSRVQSATATLSGVASAADMATGDRSVAAQVTNAFRQDDNKFTIFFRLLGIVPTETHTLTVDITFNNGDTQRVVSDLTEAIRDFNNGTKPVKLTGNLLLPVEAGVTGATITGWNEVESGNGDAN
- a CDS encoding fimbrillin family protein, translating into MKIQNIYHLLQAALLLLLAASCTQEEFPAAQDKARQLTISVTDGGYNTSAVDGKITRAVENGYTTEFTEGDACGLFMIRGLYSDKKMIYSNVKLTAERDAATGSLVWKPEAGTTLEGGLSDEEYYLYYPYKADLDDTVISNLLELAITKPQLPFFYPLVNRWPVEVDQSSYADYTASDLMTASCTPTLENGKLRLDFVMAHELPLVVIEMPKTVYKFTDARIPDYTVPSAATFTSAAEPLRMADGTYRYLVPPSMPAIWGSYDDGDREFTINTSAPHPIKGEYKRYKVDGAVETIRNYILQVGDFFLADGNLMPNYAEADEVRTVNVVGIVFQTDPKRIGQAEKNKLGGNVHGLVMAVKNATTFQSWGLFGTDEDLAKCETKARNYSDISGYGNCEHIRANRGNFDRYPAFKAADGYNTTCPVPTTTTGWYLPASGQWWDILQNLGGCTALAKPDEQASSQDDDFGWSGQGDVPAALNAWMEKIATDSKDNFRSGRWFWSSSEYSEFFARYWYVQSNGRVGCYWDRKDGSSVGVRPVLAF